AGTTCTCCTTTGATGCTTTTACACACAAAAAGGCTGTTCTTTATCGCAGTTTTGCGGGTGATTCGTCGTCAAGGTACCCACCGTACACGGATACAAAGCAAAGATTGATGAAGGCTCTCATCGCTGGTAGCTTCCTTGGCATACTTCGTGCTCTTTTTGGATGGTCCTAAGCTTATTTTGCCTCCAAAACCAGCTGTTGTTGATGTCTTCTTCGTGATTGTGTTAGGTGTCTTGTAGGTGTATTGTGGTAATGCCTTATAGAGGCTTTACAGGTTGTGATggtgtgaatatatatatatatatatatatatatatatatatatatatatatatatatatatatatatatatatatatatatatatatgttcgtgtgtgtctgtgtgtacTATGAACAATTATGCTCACGAAAGCAAATAAGGCAAGCTCTTAGGTAACACAATCCAGATTGTGATACCGGTTCGGTCTCTTATGTTAGTGTTTGTGCTGTGAGTCTGTGGTTATTTTGGTCTGTGTTTCTTATAAGAACAAAATATCACTTcccatgatatatatatatatatatatatatatatatatatatatatatatatatatatatatacttaacaTTGCTGATACAAGTGTTTAATAGAATATGAATGTGTATTAAAGGCCTCTTGAGAAATGTTCGTGTGGTTctttatatttctaattatgAGAGCATTGTTATAGAATTTTACAATGTAAATGTGTTACAAGATGTATCCCGagttaaaagaataaaagaagaaaataatataatgagaGATCAATTTAATctctaaattattttcttccTATTTTATGCTAAAAAATATTCCATATTTGAAATACCACCAACAAAGTGGTATCAGAAGGGCATGttcttgaaaaataaattatttgaattagaaaatgaTAATCTATATTGTAAACGTTCGAGTTCCTCTatttaaaggagaaaaatatatttttttggcaATATAAATTGAAACATTATTTACTTCTTTAAATGTCTCAAATTTTATACAAACAGAATATAATGATCAAACTACCACAGTTGCACAACACACACAACAaacaatgaaaagaaagaaaatcatagATGTTGGAGTTCTTGGGATGATTCTAAAGATTCTCACTAGCCATATTTTCAAAGTCCTTCATGTTCAagttcatcatcttcaaactCAACTCCTAAAAGTTGAAGTACTTGAAAAGACCAACACATTAAGGACTTAAATGTTCAATAATGAGTTGTGAAGTGTTTTCTGAAGATTGAATGTGTATTGAAAGATGATTGAAGAATATTTAGTGATATTCATATAACTCTTTATATTTCTAGCTCTTAGAGTACTCTTATAGATTTCTTTAACACCATGTTACATGGCAAATAAGTACTCGATTTTCAATCCTAATTTTTGCTTTGGGACTTATAATAGTGCCCTAAAAGGCTTACAAACTTAACCCACTcgttaaatgagaaaaaaaggactgaattatgaaagaaaaaaaggtgaTCGCAGATTACTCTCGAGcatctaaaaactaaaaatgctATAACAATCAAGAATCCTGTAAAATACGAACAACCTCTGATCTTTGATTACTTGTGAGATGTGTCGGAAACACAACTCGAAACGTAACAATCAAGTTTCCTCTGTTTCCTGGTTCTTTGGAGATAGGCATGCCTTGTTCAGGGACGATCTTCTGATAGCCAGGGTGTACGATGTCGTCAAGTTTAAGATTCATGTGGTCTCCACCCAACAGTGGAATCAATATCGTACACCCAGAAAGTGCCTTTACTAAGGGAATCTCAACTCTCAATACCAAATCATCCCCGTCTCTTCTAAATAACTCGTGTCTTTTCTCGGAGATAATAAATACTATATCTTCTCTGTATGCTTCTGGTCTCTCATTCCCTTTTCCTTCAAATTTAATCTCTGTTCCTTTCCTCCATCCAGGTTGCACATTTATCGTTAGCAATTCTTCCTCTCGAACTATTCCCCTGTATATACACCAAATACACAGTCCATCAAATCCTCAACTTGCACAGTTAATTATTACCATACATATATAAAACTGGTTCAAGAACAACAGGTAAATTTCGTGCTTTAGGCCTTAAAAAAGgcttccaatttttttttttactactaATTACTTTAAGTTTGATCttttaaagaaattgaaagaagaaagaacgtTGGCATGGTGGATACACGAACCCTGTATCTGTGAGGACATCCCTTGTGATCATCATATTTTTCTTGCATCCGTAGCACAACTCTTCCAGAGTGCATTCCAGTTTTTTCTCGATTGGTGGGGGTTTCAGCATCCCAGATGAATTGGAATACATGATTGGGTTGCTGCTCCTGCCGCTGCTGGCATTCATTGAGTTCAGATGAGGAGGCATTGATCTTAAATTCCCGCTTCTGTTCAATGAAGAAGCTGCAGACATAAAATCATAGTTCTTGCTCGATGTCTGGTCGGGTTTTCTGCTTGCATTTCGAGACGAAGAATATATGCAAGGAAAGCACGAACTATCTGAACTTCTATGCCTATATAAACAACATCCTCTTGGACTACTCATTGGATGATCACCGACGTTCCTCCTCAAATTGAATACGAAGCAGCCAATTCCATTCGTGACTTTGCCATCTTCAACAGGTTTCTGGTGAAAGAAACGCCAGGCGaaaactttattaattattagattCTCTTTACGTGCATGTGTTCATGCATGCAAGCATATGCATTCATAGAATACCTATATATGGAAAAGCCATGCattgaaaaattattgtaaCCACGTTTTTGTTAACCGATTAACCGTGATTTTCTGTACTAGATAATCATAAACATAACGGCCCAGTTAGAAAGTTTTTGATGAACAGTTAGAAAGTTTTgcatgaagaaaaagagagggtTTCTAGATTCTGTATAATACCTGTTTTGTTCGGTTGTGGCCTCGTGGTTTCTTCTTATCATGAAACCATCTTTTGATGATTGATCTGTATGATTTGCAGAGGTCACGAATAGAGTTTGTGGCAAACACCCAGGTACCCACCATTAGAGAAAAAACTGAGAGCCTAAGATGGGATGCAACAAACAGTCACAATCTCAACACGATGAAATTTTGTCTTTCAACTTACGCTTTTATTAGCACCATCTCCTCAATGGAAACCCactaatttgttaaaa
This Vigna angularis cultivar LongXiaoDou No.4 chromosome 4, ASM1680809v1, whole genome shotgun sequence DNA region includes the following protein-coding sequences:
- the LOC108330447 gene encoding uncharacterized protein LOC108330447 → MSSPRGCCLYRHRSSDSSCFPCIYSSSRNASRKPDQTSSKNYDFMSAASSLNRSGNLRSMPPHLNSMNASSGRSSNPIMYSNSSGMLKPPPIEKKLECTLEELCYGCKKNMMITRDVLTDTGGIVREEELLTINVQPGWRKGTEIKFEGKGNERPEAYREDIVFIISEKRHELFRRDGDDLVLRVEIPLVKALSGCTILIPLLGGDHMNLKLDDIVHPGYQKIVPEQGMPISKEPGNRGNLIVTFRVVFPTHLTSNQRSEVVRILQDS